One region of Streptomyces davaonensis JCM 4913 genomic DNA includes:
- a CDS encoding TetR/AcrR family transcriptional regulator, producing MSTTGRKPTNAKRQESTIEGDLPPRERLVRAASRLFYYEGVRAIGVERLIAEAGVTKATFYRHFAAKDDLVVAYLLTKDAYYKQVAEPLAAAHPPAEAIDLIFEAIAEHARERGFRGSPFMNAAAEYPDADHPVRRLVTTHRDWIRNLFQELLTRLGHADPESAAGALLMLYDGAMAAGYLDDSTAAHKTLLNAVRLIRSEG from the coding sequence GTGAGCACTACTGGGCGGAAGCCAACCAACGCCAAGCGTCAGGAGAGCACGATCGAAGGAGACCTGCCTCCTCGCGAACGCCTGGTCCGGGCCGCGTCGCGGCTGTTCTATTACGAAGGTGTGCGCGCGATCGGCGTGGAGCGGCTGATCGCCGAGGCCGGGGTGACCAAGGCGACCTTCTACCGGCATTTCGCCGCCAAGGACGACCTGGTCGTGGCCTACCTGCTGACCAAGGACGCCTACTACAAGCAGGTGGCCGAACCGCTGGCCGCCGCACACCCGCCCGCCGAAGCGATCGACCTGATCTTCGAGGCGATCGCCGAGCACGCCCGCGAGCGCGGCTTTCGCGGATCGCCGTTCATGAACGCGGCCGCCGAGTACCCGGACGCCGACCACCCGGTCCGCCGCCTGGTGACGACCCACCGGGACTGGATCCGCAACCTCTTCCAGGAACTGCTCACCCGGCTCGGCCATGCCGACCCGGAGTCGGCCGCCGGTGCGCTGCTGATGCTGTACGACGGCGCGATGGCGGCCGGTTACCTGGATGACTCCACGGCCGCCCACAAAACTCTGTTGAACGCGGTCCGGCTGATCCGGTCGGAAGGCTGA
- a CDS encoding TetR/AcrR family transcriptional regulator: MPTGTWERLPAERRAAVLAAAEAEFAEHGFSGGSLNTICREAGVSKGSLFQYFDDKADMCVHLAELASLRIRAAAEAEVEQLDWNKDYFGALDALIEFWVRYFYTHPRERALTAAANLEPDPTARAPVRAAVNQHYLAVLGPLLDVGISAGHFGDSPDRESLLALLLLLLPHLALAPHVSGLDPVLGMSGADADHAVASAQRVLATVLRPGPRGN; encoded by the coding sequence ATGCCGACAGGGACATGGGAGCGACTGCCGGCCGAGCGGCGCGCGGCGGTCCTGGCGGCCGCCGAGGCCGAATTCGCCGAGCACGGTTTCAGCGGTGGCAGCCTCAACACGATCTGCCGCGAAGCCGGGGTGTCCAAGGGCAGCCTCTTCCAGTACTTCGACGACAAGGCGGACATGTGCGTCCACCTGGCCGAACTCGCGAGCCTGCGCATACGCGCCGCAGCAGAGGCCGAGGTCGAACAACTCGACTGGAACAAGGACTATTTCGGCGCACTGGACGCGCTGATCGAGTTCTGGGTCCGCTACTTCTACACGCACCCCAGGGAGCGCGCCCTGACCGCGGCGGCCAATCTCGAGCCGGACCCGACCGCACGCGCCCCCGTCCGCGCCGCGGTCAACCAGCACTACCTGGCAGTCCTGGGCCCGCTCCTGGACGTGGGGATCTCTGCGGGCCACTTCGGGGACTCTCCCGACCGGGAGTCCCTGCTGGCCCTGCTTCTGCTCCTGCTCCCCCATCTGGCGCTCGCGCCCCACGTCTCGGGCCTCGACCCGGTCCTCGGCATGAGCGGAGCCGACGCCGACCACGCCGTCGCCTCCGCACAGCGCGTGCTCGCAACCGTGCTGCGCCCCGGGCCGAGGGGGAACTGA
- a CDS encoding SDR family NAD(P)-dependent oxidoreductase — MTRRLEGTVALITGASSGIGHATALELAREGASVALVGRREDRLTDLAAEISKAGGKALAVPADITTAEAAAEAVERTVEGLGRLDTLVNNAGLMLLGPTPGADLNEWQRMVDINLMGLMYTSHAAIPHLVKAAADGPRRVADIVNISSLNGRNAYAMMAVYTATKFGVTGFSEALRLELAKQHVRVSVVEPGSVDTELRTHNSEVVQQLLNAGLGDIERLQSEDIADTVGYIVTRPRHVAVAELLVRPTEQA; from the coding sequence ATGACTCGTCGTCTTGAAGGAACCGTCGCCCTAATCACTGGCGCGTCCAGCGGCATCGGCCACGCCACCGCCCTGGAGCTTGCCCGCGAGGGCGCGTCCGTGGCCCTGGTCGGCCGGCGCGAGGACCGGCTCACCGACCTCGCCGCGGAAATCTCCAAGGCCGGCGGCAAGGCCCTGGCCGTGCCCGCCGACATCACCACTGCCGAGGCCGCCGCGGAAGCGGTCGAGCGAACCGTCGAGGGCCTGGGTCGCCTGGACACGCTGGTCAACAACGCCGGTCTCATGCTGCTCGGCCCCACCCCCGGCGCGGACCTGAACGAATGGCAGCGCATGGTCGACATCAACCTGATGGGTCTGATGTACACCAGCCACGCGGCCATCCCGCACCTGGTCAAGGCCGCCGCCGACGGGCCGCGCCGGGTCGCCGACATCGTCAACATCAGCTCGCTGAACGGCCGCAACGCCTACGCCATGATGGCCGTGTACACCGCCACCAAGTTCGGCGTCACCGGCTTCAGCGAGGCGCTGCGCCTGGAACTGGCAAAGCAGCATGTCCGTGTGTCCGTCGTCGAGCCGGGCAGCGTCGACACCGAACTGCGCACCCATAACTCCGAAGTCGTCCAGCAGCTCCTCAACGCCGGACTCGGCGACATCGAACGGCTCCAGAGCGAGGACATCGCCGACACCGTCGGCTACATCGTCACCCGCCCCCGGCACGTGGCCGTCGCCGAGCTGCTCGTACGCCCCACCGAGCAGGCCTGA
- a CDS encoding peptidoglycan recognition protein family protein, with protein sequence MAYNYSVDHGVSYAVALEAVIARLSVTRNLTGGEWTPWKGGVFIHYVGSGQINPSSCSDCQYEIAEIWTKHYLGEFGDLAYNFVVCQHGNIYKGQGFQRGEANGGYGAGLDPADPTLKAQHIRVPTYGQVGRNAAFYSILGLVRGGDAPSSALRASIKDLIRYLRTYDDPNLRAGNLLYPHQHGDKTDCPGPLLPYTKDGSLERTRARVIARHGPDAVRLPSRATAYRILEDLERGAVPLE encoded by the coding sequence ATGGCCTACAACTACTCCGTTGACCATGGCGTCAGTTACGCCGTGGCTTTGGAGGCGGTGATCGCCCGATTGAGCGTCACCCGGAACCTGACGGGCGGGGAGTGGACGCCCTGGAAGGGCGGGGTGTTCATCCACTATGTCGGCTCCGGCCAGATCAACCCGTCCAGTTGCTCGGACTGCCAGTACGAGATCGCCGAGATCTGGACGAAGCACTACCTCGGGGAGTTCGGCGATCTGGCCTACAACTTCGTGGTCTGCCAGCACGGCAACATCTACAAGGGGCAGGGCTTCCAGCGGGGCGAGGCCAACGGCGGTTACGGCGCGGGCCTGGACCCGGCCGACCCGACTCTGAAGGCACAGCACATCCGGGTGCCCACGTATGGGCAGGTTGGCCGTAATGCCGCGTTCTACTCGATTCTCGGCCTGGTCAGGGGCGGCGACGCACCCAGTTCGGCGCTGCGCGCCTCGATCAAGGACCTCATCCGGTATCTGCGCACCTACGACGACCCGAATCTGCGGGCCGGCAACCTCCTCTACCCGCACCAGCATGGCGACAAAACGGACTGCCCCGGACCGCTGCTGCCGTACACCAAGGACGGGTCGCTGGAGCGCACCCGAGCCCGCGTCATTGCCCGCCATGGCCCGGATGCGGTTCGTCTGCCGAGCCGGGCAACGGCCTACCGGATTCTGGAGGATCTGGAACGGGGTGCAGTTCCTTTGGAGTGA
- a CDS encoding WD40 repeat domain-containing protein encodes MTSAQPAFDVVTLPIGVYDHFDDVPGAATCAERAAELLAELGGRHVPWSGRPERVTRTEATARLGAWASPPAPRSSALLWMGHGHSDGDAAALAYAETPGAWTDAETPLDLARRIRAEWTHRVGRRGNWAMVVIEACDAPAFVNGLMSAVHGLRPDAIPGELVLVAAGSDGTTHLGAFNEALAATVTSLRMDGPEFEVSELVRRLDNRLRHSTTGGFAVPYKVTARLSLRDAPATGITATADDVERLREILAARPQALRHFDDKARGGDLSEQAWFFTGRQSETCEIAGWLRETETGMLVVTGPAGSGKSALLGHQVVLADDEFREVLVEAGQLEEPDDRELPPCDCFDAVVHLAGLSVAHVIKRLCDAAGVPREGDFTMRTLRAQLLARGERFTVLADALDEAREPAAIASSVLRRIADLPGCRVVVGIRTEESGLGGEPRRNLVTALGSSGDTKVLKVEYVPNDLGRYVRRRLIAARTAGTPGLSDALVDEIAALVRSGGQNFLSARIAVAEIVARPELLRPENTDELRRLAAQHHESTFAAIRARLAHRPLALLHALALGQGRGLPRSGGVWATAATALAEHGPVSENAVTEGDIDDVLHQAGALIMLDAEDGQTVYRLAHRTFQEHFIGAHTSDPAGATPDALVTGGLLRLAAEQVAHPEQFGALTPYLARHLAAHVSVAGAWAELAAAEAVLDRLNPAAVRDQALREAFGRGDLPPAIVGVLSAWRELAALAPGDRAVLRALATTRATGLSTTGQSADGVWQLAWARVSNDALSVSLGTGISGVTSVELPDHGPVLASLGTDGAVQFWSSVSSAEPITDPLTGRSPEYGATSLASFTLPDGRPVLVRLDERAGVQIWDVRNWQRFGRTGAGLTVTSPDGRTAAVCHTALGTIYFALPHTRGLPDLAKHLVDPQFAHRLHAVAVLPCRGGELLLVQDSTGRLWLWSPDNRRVAGPYRTTTFGSEAKLRLGDGRVLVGEVNEGEIRIAADVNTQNRWQRYANNDSTVTLPPWSHEVPECVAAKEKGKNVLLRVADGTTLGHPLPGNEVKDVLPYGAKYLVALQKGANQVHTARLWNAMTGEFAGGGASLGRDVTSFEQCAILGVSPDSLLLSVLDRDSLTLHRLGATDNALEYSRRIGPRRSRKVTAQAPVRLPDGTITLALSHEHAHDSEKHDQMVEIWDTRTNQPLRDPWRRIRFRDDMSVETLMPVTDLAGRILLLVCHRNFRAASAEIWNLNSGRRLGPALEVEAERTYHARPISTHSIRGPEAETVAYRLTAQGPLTSPLTGTCWRVPEDVDRFVRGPDKTLYAVAVGDKSLLLLDARTGEERSRLALGQELRKVTVLGDRLLVGTSHGIVALDLRLPDTGSGPVTEEMPEFEAPRIPIRWSRLAKWIGLTILVMCMIGSFVITRGDSNKEVARDAISGAVPVCTKMYECRIGEDFGPYSFPYAAGNEPRTTTYRVARDHPYFDADLSVQSSGACRSDPYVDYVIESGGHRLTGRLAVDAKRSVGTWLHGDGDRISIRFTLVGQPCDVTFVVTGPRVHRWPLPSWLR; translated from the coding sequence ATGACGTCCGCACAACCGGCCTTTGACGTGGTCACCCTGCCCATCGGCGTGTACGACCACTTCGACGATGTCCCGGGCGCGGCCACCTGTGCCGAGCGAGCCGCGGAATTGCTGGCAGAACTCGGTGGTCGGCACGTGCCGTGGTCCGGACGCCCTGAGCGCGTGACCCGGACCGAGGCCACGGCGCGCCTGGGTGCCTGGGCGTCGCCTCCCGCCCCGCGCAGTTCGGCGCTCCTGTGGATGGGGCACGGTCACTCCGACGGCGACGCTGCCGCCCTCGCCTACGCCGAGACGCCTGGCGCCTGGACCGATGCGGAAACACCCCTGGACCTGGCGCGGCGGATCAGAGCCGAGTGGACCCACCGTGTCGGCCGGCGCGGCAACTGGGCGATGGTCGTCATCGAGGCATGTGATGCTCCGGCCTTCGTGAACGGCCTCATGTCCGCGGTGCACGGTCTCCGTCCCGATGCCATCCCGGGTGAGCTGGTTCTGGTCGCTGCGGGAAGCGATGGCACCACGCATCTGGGCGCCTTCAACGAAGCCCTCGCCGCGACGGTGACTTCGCTGCGGATGGACGGCCCGGAGTTCGAGGTCAGCGAACTGGTTCGCCGTCTCGACAACCGGCTGAGGCACAGCACCACAGGCGGCTTCGCGGTCCCCTATAAGGTCACCGCCCGCCTAAGCTTGCGCGACGCGCCCGCCACCGGCATCACCGCGACCGCCGACGACGTGGAACGGCTGCGGGAGATTCTCGCTGCCCGGCCTCAGGCGCTGCGCCACTTCGACGACAAGGCCCGGGGCGGGGACCTCAGCGAGCAGGCGTGGTTCTTCACCGGTCGTCAGAGCGAGACCTGCGAGATCGCCGGGTGGCTGCGTGAGACGGAGACCGGGATGCTCGTGGTGACCGGACCGGCCGGCTCGGGGAAGTCCGCGCTCCTGGGCCACCAGGTCGTCCTGGCCGACGACGAGTTCCGCGAGGTTCTCGTGGAGGCAGGCCAGCTGGAGGAACCGGACGACCGCGAACTGCCGCCCTGCGACTGCTTCGACGCGGTCGTACACCTGGCGGGCCTGTCCGTGGCCCACGTGATCAAGCGACTGTGCGACGCGGCCGGTGTGCCCCGTGAGGGCGACTTCACCATGCGGACCCTGCGCGCCCAACTCCTCGCCCGAGGAGAACGGTTCACCGTCCTCGCCGACGCGCTGGACGAGGCCCGTGAACCCGCCGCCATCGCCTCCTCCGTGCTGCGCCGTATCGCGGACCTGCCCGGTTGTCGCGTCGTCGTCGGCATCAGGACCGAGGAATCCGGCCTCGGCGGCGAGCCCCGACGCAACCTGGTCACCGCCCTGGGCTCCAGCGGCGACACGAAGGTGCTCAAGGTCGAGTACGTTCCGAACGACCTGGGCCGGTACGTACGCCGCCGACTGATCGCGGCGCGCACCGCCGGCACGCCGGGCCTTTCCGACGCGCTCGTCGACGAGATCGCCGCGCTCGTCCGCAGCGGCGGACAGAACTTCCTGTCCGCGCGCATCGCGGTCGCCGAGATCGTCGCCCGCCCCGAACTGCTGCGCCCGGAGAACACCGACGAGCTGCGCCGACTCGCTGCGCAGCACCACGAGTCCACGTTCGCGGCGATCAGAGCCCGGCTCGCCCACCGTCCGCTGGCACTGCTGCACGCGCTCGCGCTCGGACAGGGCAGGGGGTTGCCCCGCTCGGGCGGAGTGTGGGCGACGGCGGCGACCGCACTCGCCGAGCACGGCCCCGTCTCCGAGAACGCTGTGACGGAGGGCGACATCGACGACGTCCTGCATCAGGCAGGCGCACTAATCATGCTGGACGCGGAGGACGGACAGACCGTCTACCGCCTCGCGCACCGCACCTTTCAAGAACACTTCATCGGTGCGCACACCAGTGACCCTGCCGGGGCCACACCGGATGCCCTGGTCACGGGTGGCCTGCTGCGGCTGGCCGCGGAGCAGGTCGCGCACCCGGAGCAGTTCGGAGCGCTGACCCCCTACCTGGCGAGACACCTCGCCGCTCATGTCTCCGTCGCGGGTGCGTGGGCGGAACTCGCCGCCGCAGAGGCCGTGCTGGACCGCCTCAACCCCGCCGCGGTGCGGGATCAGGCTCTGCGTGAAGCGTTCGGGCGCGGAGACCTGCCGCCTGCGATCGTGGGAGTCCTCTCCGCCTGGCGGGAACTGGCCGCCCTGGCGCCTGGCGACCGCGCCGTCCTTCGCGCTCTGGCCACCACGCGAGCCACGGGGCTGTCCACGACAGGACAGAGCGCGGATGGAGTCTGGCAGCTGGCCTGGGCGCGGGTGTCGAATGATGCCCTGAGCGTCAGTCTCGGCACCGGCATCAGCGGTGTCACCTCGGTCGAGCTGCCCGATCACGGCCCCGTGCTGGCCAGCCTCGGCACTGACGGCGCGGTCCAGTTCTGGAGCAGTGTCTCCAGCGCCGAGCCGATCACCGACCCGCTGACCGGCCGGAGCCCCGAGTACGGCGCCACCTCGCTGGCCTCGTTCACTCTGCCGGACGGCCGCCCTGTGCTCGTCCGCCTGGACGAACGGGCCGGGGTCCAGATCTGGGATGTGCGGAATTGGCAGCGGTTCGGCCGCACCGGCGCGGGACTGACCGTCACCTCGCCGGACGGCAGGACGGCCGCGGTGTGCCATACCGCCCTGGGCACCATCTATTTCGCCTTGCCCCACACCAGAGGTCTCCCCGACCTGGCGAAGCATCTGGTCGACCCTCAATTCGCCCATCGGTTGCACGCCGTGGCGGTACTCCCGTGCCGTGGCGGTGAGTTGCTGCTGGTCCAGGACAGCACTGGACGTCTGTGGCTGTGGAGCCCCGACAACCGACGCGTGGCGGGGCCGTATCGGACGACCACTTTCGGCTCCGAGGCCAAGTTACGATTGGGAGACGGGCGGGTGCTCGTCGGCGAGGTCAACGAGGGTGAAATTCGAATCGCCGCCGACGTGAATACGCAGAACAGGTGGCAACGCTACGCCAACAACGACTCGACGGTCACTCTCCCACCGTGGTCCCACGAAGTTCCCGAGTGTGTAGCAGCTAAGGAAAAAGGGAAAAATGTCCTGCTGCGCGTGGCGGACGGAACGACGCTCGGGCACCCGTTGCCGGGCAACGAAGTAAAGGATGTCCTGCCCTACGGAGCGAAGTATCTCGTCGCGCTGCAAAAAGGCGCCAATCAGGTACACACCGCTCGCCTGTGGAACGCGATGACAGGAGAATTCGCCGGCGGAGGCGCCTCGCTGGGGCGGGACGTCACATCCTTCGAGCAATGCGCAATTCTCGGTGTCAGCCCAGACTCGCTCCTCCTCTCCGTACTCGACCGGGACTCACTCACGCTGCACCGCTTGGGCGCCACGGACAATGCACTCGAATATTCACGGCGTATCGGTCCGCGGCGATCACGGAAGGTGACCGCGCAGGCACCGGTGCGCCTGCCCGACGGCACGATCACACTGGCCCTGTCACATGAGCACGCCCACGACTCCGAGAAGCACGACCAAATGGTCGAGATCTGGGACACTCGAACCAACCAGCCACTCAGGGACCCATGGCGGAGAATCCGGTTCCGGGACGACATGAGCGTGGAAACACTGATGCCGGTGACGGACCTGGCAGGCCGCATATTGTTGCTGGTCTGCCACAGGAACTTCCGCGCAGCGTCAGCAGAGATCTGGAATCTGAATTCGGGGCGCAGACTTGGCCCGGCTCTCGAGGTCGAGGCCGAACGCACCTACCATGCACGCCCGATCTCGACCCACTCCATCCGCGGGCCCGAGGCCGAGACGGTCGCCTACCGCCTCACAGCGCAAGGCCCCTTGACCTCGCCGTTGACGGGGACATGCTGGAGGGTCCCCGAAGATGTCGACAGATTCGTTCGCGGGCCCGACAAGACGCTTTACGCGGTGGCGGTCGGCGACAAGTCTCTTTTACTGCTCGACGCCCGCACCGGCGAGGAACGAAGCCGCCTGGCACTCGGTCAAGAACTGCGAAAAGTCACTGTCCTGGGCGATCGGCTTCTGGTCGGTACAAGCCACGGAATCGTCGCCTTGGATCTCAGGCTGCCCGACACCGGATCCGGCCCGGTTACCGAGGAAATGCCAGAGTTCGAAGCTCCCAGGATTCCGATCCGGTGGAGCCGGCTGGCCAAGTGGATCGGCTTGACAATTCTGGTGATGTGCATGATCGGCTCATTCGTCATCACCCGCGGCGACAGCAACAAGGAAGTCGCCCGGGACGCGATCTCGGGCGCCGTACCCGTGTGCACAAAAATGTACGAATGCCGGATAGGGGAAGATTTTGGACCGTACAGCTTCCCCTACGCGGCGGGAAACGAACCACGTACGACCACCTACCGGGTGGCGCGTGATCACCCCTACTTCGACGCCGACCTGTCGGTGCAGAGTTCAGGAGCATGCAGATCCGACCCGTACGTGGACTACGTCATCGAGTCCGGGGGCCACCGCCTCACCGGCCGACTCGCAGTCGATGCCAAACGCAGTGTCGGAACCTGGCTACACGGCGACGGCGACCGCATCTCCATCCGGTTCACCCTCGTCGGCCAACCCTGTGACGTGACCTTTGTGGTGACCGGTCCACGCGTCCATCGCTGGCCGCTTCCGAGCTGGCTCCGTTGA
- a CDS encoding flavin-containing monooxygenase: MNDYRVCVIGAGSAGIATMKILVERGVDVDCYEMSDQVGGNWVWGNSNGVSAAYNSLHINTSRKRMEFSDFPMPAHLPDFARHDQIAEYFAAYVDHFGFGDRIRFRTRVERVRPQDDGTFEVSLDSGESLFYDAVLVANGHHWDPRLPEPMYPGADDFRGEIMHSHTYTRESQLADQRVVVVGMGNSAMDISVDASYHAAATYLSARRGVHCRVSRFVS; this comes from the coding sequence GTGAACGACTATCGCGTCTGCGTCATCGGCGCGGGATCCGCCGGTATCGCCACCATGAAGATCCTCGTCGAGCGCGGCGTCGACGTCGACTGTTACGAGATGTCCGACCAGGTCGGCGGCAACTGGGTCTGGGGCAACAGCAACGGGGTCTCCGCGGCCTACAACTCGCTGCACATCAACACCTCCAGGAAGCGCATGGAGTTCAGCGACTTCCCGATGCCCGCGCACCTGCCCGACTTCGCGCGGCACGACCAGATCGCCGAGTACTTCGCCGCGTACGTCGACCATTTCGGGTTCGGTGACCGCATCCGCTTCCGGACCAGGGTCGAGCGGGTCCGCCCGCAGGACGACGGGACGTTCGAGGTCTCTCTGGACAGCGGCGAGAGCCTCTTCTACGACGCGGTGCTCGTCGCGAACGGACACCACTGGGATCCGCGGCTGCCCGAGCCGATGTACCCGGGCGCCGACGACTTCCGCGGCGAGATCATGCACTCGCACACCTACACCAGGGAGTCCCAACTGGCCGACCAGCGCGTCGTGGTGGTCGGCATGGGGAATTCGGCGATGGACATCTCCGTGGACGCCTCATACCACGCCGCCGCGACCTACCTCTCCGCGCGGCGCGGCGTCCACTGTAGGGTCTCGCGGTTCGTGTCATAG
- a CDS encoding DUF4345 family protein — protein sequence MAVDPRDTAANTIVRLCLLLATAITLGGGLQQLAQGGPADADNVHRFMAGAYIGWAPLFFWAAATIRRQGMLVYFLAVPIFLGGVGRLVSFSQYDIPSPAEFLLASALLDFLLAIVIVGAHSTALRARRAPAAA from the coding sequence GTGGCGGTCGACCCTCGTGACACAGCAGCCAACACCATCGTCCGTCTGTGCCTGCTGCTGGCGACCGCCATCACGCTCGGAGGCGGCCTTCAGCAATTGGCGCAGGGAGGCCCGGCGGACGCGGACAACGTGCACCGCTTCATGGCAGGCGCTTACATCGGCTGGGCTCCCCTGTTCTTCTGGGCGGCGGCAACGATCCGCCGTCAGGGAATGCTCGTCTACTTCCTGGCAGTCCCGATCTTCCTCGGGGGCGTCGGTCGGCTGGTCTCCTTCTCCCAGTACGACATTCCCAGCCCAGCCGAATTCCTCCTCGCCTCCGCCCTCCTGGATTTCCTCCTCGCGATCGTCATCGTCGGGGCACATTCCACTGCGCTCAGGGCCAGACGAGCGCCGGCCGCTGCCTGA
- a CDS encoding lipase/acyltransferase domain-containing protein, with product MVNDAGAGKIRDAILVVPGIMGSELVDTESGALLWGLRDPRWYLSAWTTGRGLRQLAVTDEELDGKTGRVRPGRLLRAPAYAPVLRGSEPYTALVRKLEDACVHPCAVAEFAYDWRLPVRRTAQFLADAAECHLRSWRGFGEGHGDARLIIVAHSMGGLLARHFVEDLGGAAEVRTLLTLGTPYFGAVKAAVILNLGRGSPVPLPRKHLRTLAATLPGLYDLLPRYRCVDEHGGPRLLTDADTAALGGNGDLAASSLGHRWSDSPPPQLRAVVGLNQPTAQSMTIDAGKVNPRNFLRGADGGSEDHSGDGTVFRLSATGFTERPGYLSQQHSALAKAPETLDLARAVLTERDLGPPLGARGVGVDAPDLVAVGQPFTVRVIGGGDAAGLGCRIQSAESHTQIARPVFQRQGDEITARARIPAPGIYRIDVKQTGASPVSCLVMAAPADDLSLWEE from the coding sequence ATGGTGAACGACGCGGGGGCTGGGAAGATCAGGGACGCGATCCTGGTCGTGCCGGGAATCATGGGCAGTGAGCTGGTTGACACCGAGAGCGGCGCATTGCTGTGGGGGCTACGCGATCCGCGCTGGTACCTGTCCGCGTGGACGACCGGCCGCGGGCTCCGTCAACTCGCCGTGACCGATGAGGAACTGGACGGCAAGACCGGCCGCGTCCGGCCCGGCCGACTGCTGCGCGCACCCGCGTACGCACCGGTACTGCGCGGGTCCGAGCCGTACACGGCCCTGGTGCGGAAGTTGGAGGACGCCTGCGTTCATCCGTGCGCGGTCGCGGAGTTCGCCTACGACTGGCGGCTCCCGGTACGTCGTACCGCGCAGTTCCTGGCCGATGCCGCCGAATGCCATCTCCGCTCCTGGCGCGGGTTCGGCGAGGGGCACGGTGACGCACGGCTGATTATCGTCGCGCACTCGATGGGCGGCCTGCTCGCCCGGCACTTCGTCGAAGACCTCGGCGGGGCGGCCGAAGTGCGGACGCTGCTCACCCTTGGCACCCCATACTTCGGCGCGGTCAAGGCTGCCGTCATCCTCAACCTCGGCCGGGGTTCGCCGGTTCCTTTGCCGAGGAAACACCTGCGCACGCTGGCAGCGACCCTCCCCGGCCTCTACGACCTGCTGCCCCGCTACCGCTGTGTCGATGAGCACGGAGGGCCTCGCCTCCTCACCGATGCCGACACCGCGGCGCTCGGAGGGAATGGCGACCTGGCGGCCTCAAGCCTGGGGCACCGCTGGTCGGACTCGCCGCCCCCTCAGCTCCGGGCCGTCGTGGGGCTCAACCAGCCGACCGCCCAGAGCATGACGATCGACGCCGGCAAGGTGAATCCGAGGAACTTCCTGCGCGGGGCCGACGGCGGCAGCGAGGACCACAGCGGTGACGGCACCGTCTTCCGCCTCTCCGCGACCGGGTTCACCGAGCGCCCCGGCTACCTCTCCCAGCAGCACTCAGCCCTCGCCAAGGCACCGGAGACTCTGGACCTGGCCCGCGCCGTCCTCACCGAGCGAGACCTCGGTCCACCGCTGGGGGCGCGGGGCGTCGGCGTCGACGCCCCGGACCTCGTGGCCGTGGGGCAGCCGTTCACGGTGCGGGTGATCGGGGGCGGAGATGCCGCCGGCCTCGGCTGCCGCATCCAATCAGCCGAAAGCCACACCCAGATCGCACGCCCGGTCTTCCAACGGCAGGGTGACGAGATCACCGCCCGAGCCCGTATCCCGGCCCCGGGCATCTATCGGATCGACGTGAAACAGACCGGTGCCTCCCCTGTCAGCTGCCTGGTGATGGCCGCACCCGCCGACGATCTGAGCCTCTGGGAGGAATGA
- a CDS encoding PPOX class F420-dependent oxidoreductase → MNDALLEQLSAGKYMLVTSYRKNGTPVATPVWVVRDGDTLGVQTQADSWKVKRIRARGDILVGPCDLRGNPSGDPVPATAEITDAATSARYRSLIARKYGIIGRLMILNSRLRRGADATLGIRVRLTPVTG, encoded by the coding sequence ATGAACGACGCGCTGCTGGAGCAACTCAGCGCCGGCAAGTACATGTTGGTCACCAGCTACCGCAAGAACGGCACCCCGGTCGCCACCCCGGTCTGGGTGGTACGCGACGGAGACACGCTCGGCGTGCAGACCCAGGCCGACTCCTGGAAGGTCAAGCGGATCCGGGCCCGCGGCGACATCCTCGTCGGCCCCTGCGACCTGCGCGGCAACCCCAGTGGCGACCCTGTCCCGGCCACCGCCGAGATCACCGACGCGGCTACCAGCGCACGCTACCGCTCACTCATCGCCCGCAAGTACGGCATCATCGGCCGACTCATGATCCTCAACAGCCGGCTGCGCCGAGGAGCGGACGCGACGCTGGGCATCCGCGTGCGGCTCACCCCCGTAACAGGCTGA